In Brienomyrus brachyistius isolate T26 chromosome 19, BBRACH_0.4, whole genome shotgun sequence, one DNA window encodes the following:
- the il17a/f3 gene encoding interleukin 17a/f3, producing MAPAHGTQHSTILKAFFMFGILLLVLGVDGADDKVRRRARKQESSSRSKDQKTGAVLDRVPRRVMDCVKLVYDTDTTTPQAVLYDPSLNSISPWNYSYIRDVDLIPEVIPQANCLKEGCLDVNGEEDMNFISKPILRQIMVLRRVYQKSRIVLKMEKKIISVGCTCVRPVVLSQD from the exons ATGGCTCCCGCGCACGGCACCCAACACTCAACG ATTTTGAAAGCTTTCTTTATGTTTGGGATCCTGCTGCTTGTGTTGGGGGTGGATGGAGCCGATGACAAGGTGCGGCGAAGGGCCAGGAAGCAGGAAAGCTCATCACGGAGCAAAGATCAAAAGACCGGGGCCGTGTTGGACAGGGTGCCAAGGAGGGTGATGGACTGTGTGAAGCTGGTGTATGACACAGACACCACGACCCCCCAGGCAGTGCTATACGACCCATCGCTGAATTCCATATCACCGTGGAATTACAG ctacatcagGGATGTCGACCTGATTCCTGAAGTCATTCCCCAAGCTAATTGCCTGAAAGAAGGCTGTCTGGATGTCAACGGAGAGGAGGACATGAACTTCATCTCCAAGCCCATCCTTCGCCAGATCATGGTCCTGAGGAGAGTGTACCAGAAGAGCCGCATTGTCCTCAAGATGGAAAAAAAGATAATCAGCGTGGGCTGTACCTGCGTCCGCCCAGTTGTCCTGTCTCAAGATTAA